Genomic window (Aquimarina sp. BL5):
TAGCTTCATTACTCTTAATGTAATCTTCTATATCATTTCTTGCCTGTTTATTTTTAGTTCCCTTCAAAGAAAGCCAGCTTTCCTTGTTTAAATGATGATTAATTTCATTAGCTAAATTCACCTCCTTTTTCAACTCCATATCCTTTGACATCATTAGCTCAAACTGTTCTTGCTCTTCAGAAGTCATATAACCACACAAATAGGCTTCAATTTTCTTATATATCTCTTCGTCCATTTTTAACTTAAATCTTGATATTTACTATCTCTTTTAATAAGCTCTGCTAAGCGTTTTTTGCATTTAAAAACCCTTTGGAAAGCTACATTTTCTGATGAATAATTAAACTTCTCTACAATTATATCATACGACACTTTATTAAAATAATCCTTTAAAAGTTTGATACAATTATCCGAGAGTTGATTCATCTTTTCCTCAAAAAGTTCCCAACGTTCTTGTTCCAAAATAAACGAGCTATGTTTATTTTCTTCAATGACTAGTTCTTTTACATCTGTATTTCTTACCCTATTTTTTCGTTTATTTAATTCTTTACGCCAAAGATTTTTACAAACGGTAAATAAATATCCTTCGAATGTGGATGTGATTTCAAATTTTCTAACTTTTAATCTAACAATTAACTGAAATAAAGCATCTTGAAAAACCTCTTCTGCATCTTGATAACCTCCTTTATTTTTTCTTACAAAAGATAAAACTGGCTGGAAGTTATTCTTATAAATCTCGTCAATCACAGATTGATCACCAGATAAAAGACCTTCCAAATAGTTTTTACTTTCTAATTTTTGCATTTTCGTAATCTTCTGAGGATATTTATTATTAATATTATCTATAACCTGACTCTAAAGAAAGACTAAACTAATATATTATCAATTCTTTATATAATTCATTTAGCAAAAATCGCTCCTAAGAATGAAAAAAATCATAAACTCTTAGGGTAAGAATTTCAATTTGTTGTAACTATATTATATAAAGAATAGATAATATTTAAACTTTAAAAACTAGTATGAAAACAAAAAAAGTAATTTGGGGATTGTTGATTTCATTTATCACTATAAGCTGTTCTACAGATGACTCCCTCATTGAAAATGAAAAAAACACGAAAAACTCACTCAATAAATCTTTCTATTTCGATCCAGAAGATCTAGGAGAAGAACATGAATACGGCATGCCTTTCGATAATAGTTATGAAGGTGAAGGCTTAATAATAAAATTAGTATATCATACAGAAAACGAAGATAAGCGAACAAAAATTCGTAGGGAGTTTTCAAATAAACATTCTGATTTAGTCTTGGTCAAAATAGCAACACCAGAATCTGAAGTAGAACATTGGTTTTTGACATACTTGTCTGGAATAGATTATTCTAGAGGCGCACAAGATTTACCAGAAGAAGATGACGATCCAAGTACAATTGATCTTTTATATGAATATAGAAACATTATTTCAAAAATTAGATCAAATGACAGAATTAATATATATGAATAATAAAACTTCATATAAGTTTTAAAAATATATTAAATAAGTGGTATAAGGGTATATAATTTTTATCTTGGAGTAGAACTATATACCCTTTTTATTGATGCATTTAAAAAGTTACTATTTACTCCTAACACTTTTTATTCTTTATCTTCACTCTAATGCACAAACTGCTACCAATTGGGAGACTATTTTAGCTTCGGATCTAACTATAGTACAAAAGCGTACTAAAATTGATTCTTTAGTTAGCTTTTACAAAAAACAAGGAAACGATTCTTTATTGGAGCGCATAACCCATAAATATGCTATATGGCACTATAAAAATACTTCTCTAGACCTTGCAATACGAACAGCAAAGCAATCTTTAGAATTAAAGAAAAAAATGACTCCTACCAACCCTTCATTAATTCAGCATGGATTAAAAAATCTTGGGTTTTTCGCTTATAAACAAGGTAATTATTCTAGAAGTATTGCATATAATGAAGAGATAATTGCTATTAATTCTAAAAACGATTATGCTGCAGATGCATATTCTAAATTAGGTAGATGCTATACTAATATTTACGATTATCATAATGCTGTAGTTCATTTTGAACTAGCAAATTCTCTATTTTGGGATAATAAAGATTATAGAAGCATTGTGGCCAATGCCATTAATGCTGGTAAATTATATATAAAAATTGGCACTGTAAATAGTTTGAAAAAAGGAATTAAAAATGCTTTAATAGCAGACTCCTTATCATTACAAATTAAATCAAGAGCAACAACAAGATACAATCTGAAAATTATTTTAGGAACACTTTATAATCAGGATGATAATCTAAACACGAAAAAAGCTTCTTTCTATTATGATCAAGCTTTGTCTATAGCTAAAGATCTTAAGGATTCAATCCTAATCGCAAAAACTTATGAACTTAAGGGAAACCTTTACAACACTGTAGATCAGGATCTAGCAATTCAATACCATCAAAAAGCTATTCGAAACTTTACAAAAAATGACTCCGTATCTTTGGCGATTAGCATATCCAATATTGGATTTTGTTTGGTGGAGCAGCAGAAATTTAAAGAAGGTTTTACTCATTATCAAAAGGCTATTAGTTATTTTACAGGACAAAAACTAAATAACCGGGAAGTTTCCTCGCAAACAAATATATTGTCTGAAACATTAGATTCATCGCATCTTTTAACAACTTTAGAGGATCTAGCAGATGCGTATTTAAAACATTATCGATCTACAGATGATCAATTGTCTCTTAATAAATCAATTAATACATTTTTACTCGCTGACGAAATGATCGATCTAATTCGTATTGAGAGTCAGGAATTTCAATCCAAACTATATTGGCGTAAACATAGTTCTGCCTTATATGGACGAGCAATAGAAGCTTGTTTTCTTGCCGAGGATATCGACAATGCCTTTTATTTTATGGAAAAAAATAAGGCGTTAATTTTAACAGAAGATATAACGAACAACAGACTTAAACAGTCAATTTTACTACCAGAAAATATAGTAAACAGAGAAATTAAACTTCAGAAAAATATATACTTACTTAATAAATTAAAAAATAAGGGTTCCAATAAAAAAGAACTCGATATTATTACCATAAAAATTTTAGATCTTAAAAGAAATTTAAAAAAATTACAGGATAGTATAAAAGATATTTTTTCGGATTACTCTAAGTTTAACGTTCAGTCTTCTCCTATTACCAGTCTTAAATCTATCCAAAAAAAACTTGATGATCAAACCGTTCTTGTAGAATACAATATATCTAACCACATTGATTTTAAATCTATTGATGATGATAATGGTTATACTCCAATCTACGAAGGAAGTGATTATGGCAAAAGAGAGTATTCTAAAGGATACCTTGTTTACATTACTAACGACGAGAGCCATCTCATACAATTACCCAATATCGATAACCTAAAAAACACTGTTGATTTATTCATCAAAAAATCCGCTATTCCTTTTGGCACAGAAAAAGATATTGTATCATACTCTGATATTGGGCATAAAGTTTTTAAGTATCTATTTCCTAACGAAAAGATCAAGGAAATTATATCTGGCAAAAAACTAATTATTATTCCTGACAATTATTTAAACTATGTTCCTTTTGAAGCATTAGTAACTACTAGCAATTTAGCTAAAAAGCCTAAATACCTGATTGAAGATTCGGAGATCAGTTATGGATATTCAAATTTCTTCCTGAAAAATTCATCAGATATTGTTTCTCCTAAAAGTAAAGTTTCGTTTCTAGGTTTTGCTCCAGGTAATTTTGAAAAATATAACCTACCCCCTATTGAGAACAATAGGAATGAGGTTAATAATATCAGTAGCCTCTTTTCTGGAGAAGTATTGATAAATGATAATGCTACTAAAGAAAATTTTCTTACTAAACTAAAAGATCAAAACATCATACATCTGGCAACACATGCAGATGCTCTAGATTCTATTTCGCCTTGGATTGCTTTTAGTAATAATAAATTAGACCTTGAAGAATTATATCTTACTAAAAACCAAGCTGACCTAGTAGTACTAAGTGGTTGCAATACATTACTCGGCAAACAAGAAACTGGAGAAGGAGTGATGAGTCTAGCCAGAGGTTTTTTTCATTCTGGTGCCAAAAGTGTAGTTTCTTCTTTATGGAATGTTGATGATAGATCCACATCCTATATAATGAACGAGTTTTACAAAAACTTAAAAAATCAACAAACTAAATCACAAGCTTTAAGAGAGGCTAAACTAAAATATCTTAGGAATAGCTCTTTATCAGAAAGCTCTCCACATTTTTGGGCTACGTTTGTTTTATTAGGCGATACTAGTCCGATATCAATCCATTACTATCCATATGCTTATTGGTCACTTATCTTATTACCTATTATTCTCTTCATTTGCATAGTATTATATAGAAGATCTAAAAAGAGAGATTCTTAAAAAGAATAAAACCTTACTATCTCCTTTAAAAGCGTATGGAATCTATTTTCAATGCACTTTTCTCATTTTAACATTTTCTTATGGGTAAGAAATCACAAGATAGATAACTACCACATAGATGGTCATTTTCAACTACTATAGTTGGAGCCATTATTCATCAATCAAAAAACGTCAAATCTACAGTATGAAAACAATTGCATTAATCGAAAATGGCACTTTTTTAAAGACAAATTGTACTCCCGTAATAAATAACTCCAAAAGATTTAAAGTAATTGCCAATTTTAAAAACTATGAATCAGCATTACAAAACATCGAAAAATCACATCCTGATATTATTCTTATAGATATAGATATACCAGCTATTAATGGCATTGATAACATAAAACATATTAGAAACATATTTCCTGAAATCAAGATAATCATTTTGACAAAAAACCAACAACATACATTCGTTTTTGATGTACTATCTTCTGGTGTTCTTGGATATCTTATAAAAAATGAAAACCTACAAATTATTGAAGCTCTAGAACAATTAGAGCAAGGAGGTGCTCCGATGAGTACAGCTATTTCACGAATGGTTATTGAATCTTTTCAGGATCACGATTTTAAAGAACTCACTAAAAGAGAAAATGAAATACTTAAATTATTAACTAAAGGTAAAAGTTACTCTACTATTGCAGAAAAACTTTATGTAAGTCGCAATACTGTAAAATATCATATAAGAAACATTTACGAAAAGCTAAATATTTATTGTAAAGATGAAGCTATAAAACTTGTGAATAGTAAAAAAAGATATTTAAAAACTGGATGAAATGATCTAATGTCTGAAATCCCTTTAACATTTCTACCCCTTAACATCCAATGCATCTCGTAATGCATTACCGATAAGCATAAATGCCATTACAAGACTCATAATACCTAAACCAGGAATAATCGCCAGGTATGCTTTCCCTAGAATGATATAAGAATAATGATCTTTAATCATAGCTCCCCAACTAGCCATTGGTGGTTGTGCTCCAATACCTAAGAAACTCAATCCACTTTCTATTAGAATAGCTGCAGCAAAATTGGCCGCAGAAATTACAATTACCGGTGCTAAACTATTAGGTAATATATGTTTTGTGATTATCCTAAAATGATTATACCCTAATGCTTTTGCTGCAGTTACATATTGCATTTGCTTTATACTTAGAACTTGCCCTCTAACAACTCTGGCGACCTCTACCCACATCGTTAACCCAACGGCTATGAAAACTTGCCAGAAACCCTTTCCTAAGGCTAATGTAATAGCAATAACCAAAAGTAAGGTAGGTATAGACCAGGTTACGTTAATCAACCACATGATGAAAACATCTACCTTTCCTCCAAAATAACCTGCTATAGCTCCTAAAGATATCCCTAATAGCAAGGAAATTAATACCGCAATAAAACCAATCGAAAAAGAAATTCGAATTCCGATAAGCATTCTACTTAATAAATCTCTTCCATATTTATCCGTACCTAAAATGAAGGTT
Coding sequences:
- a CDS encoding response regulator transcription factor, giving the protein MKTIALIENGTFLKTNCTPVINNSKRFKVIANFKNYESALQNIEKSHPDIILIDIDIPAINGIDNIKHIRNIFPEIKIIILTKNQQHTFVFDVLSSGVLGYLIKNENLQIIEALEQLEQGGAPMSTAISRMVIESFQDHDFKELTKRENEILKLLTKGKSYSTIAEKLYVSRNTVKYHIRNIYEKLNIYCKDEAIKLVNSKKRYLKTG
- a CDS encoding CHAT domain-containing tetratricopeptide repeat protein, with translation MHLKSYYLLLTLFILYLHSNAQTATNWETILASDLTIVQKRTKIDSLVSFYKKQGNDSLLERITHKYAIWHYKNTSLDLAIRTAKQSLELKKKMTPTNPSLIQHGLKNLGFFAYKQGNYSRSIAYNEEIIAINSKNDYAADAYSKLGRCYTNIYDYHNAVVHFELANSLFWDNKDYRSIVANAINAGKLYIKIGTVNSLKKGIKNALIADSLSLQIKSRATTRYNLKIILGTLYNQDDNLNTKKASFYYDQALSIAKDLKDSILIAKTYELKGNLYNTVDQDLAIQYHQKAIRNFTKNDSVSLAISISNIGFCLVEQQKFKEGFTHYQKAISYFTGQKLNNREVSSQTNILSETLDSSHLLTTLEDLADAYLKHYRSTDDQLSLNKSINTFLLADEMIDLIRIESQEFQSKLYWRKHSSALYGRAIEACFLAEDIDNAFYFMEKNKALILTEDITNNRLKQSILLPENIVNREIKLQKNIYLLNKLKNKGSNKKELDIITIKILDLKRNLKKLQDSIKDIFSDYSKFNVQSSPITSLKSIQKKLDDQTVLVEYNISNHIDFKSIDDDNGYTPIYEGSDYGKREYSKGYLVYITNDESHLIQLPNIDNLKNTVDLFIKKSAIPFGTEKDIVSYSDIGHKVFKYLFPNEKIKEIISGKKLIIIPDNYLNYVPFEALVTTSNLAKKPKYLIEDSEISYGYSNFFLKNSSDIVSPKSKVSFLGFAPGNFEKYNLPPIENNRNEVNNISSLFSGEVLINDNATKENFLTKLKDQNIIHLATHADALDSISPWIAFSNNKLDLEELYLTKNQADLVVLSGCNTLLGKQETGEGVMSLARGFFHSGAKSVVSSLWNVDDRSTSYIMNEFYKNLKNQQTKSQALREAKLKYLRNSSLSESSPHFWATFVLLGDTSPISIHYYPYAYWSLILLPIILFICIVLYRRSKKRDS
- a CDS encoding RNA polymerase sigma factor — protein: MQKLESKNYLEGLLSGDQSVIDEIYKNNFQPVLSFVRKNKGGYQDAEEVFQDALFQLIVRLKVRKFEITSTFEGYLFTVCKNLWRKELNKRKNRVRNTDVKELVIEENKHSSFILEQERWELFEEKMNQLSDNCIKLLKDYFNKVSYDIIVEKFNYSSENVAFQRVFKCKKRLAELIKRDSKYQDLS
- a CDS encoding ABC transporter permease; amino-acid sequence: MQKTKSNSLSKLALQRFKKNFWGVLSFWFIIICAFLAIMAYVLAPDNSMNANQMHLSIHSKEPGFSVTMLTIPSGTGNDQSYVNRIFFGTKNTDTEIPIESYSFKETSIEIIPYTEGELTGIAKNIEFTSFSGHFQKEEIEQEFIKNQTFILGTDKYGRDLLSRMLIGIRISFSIGFIAVLISLLLGISLGAIAGYFGGKVDVFIMWLINVTWSIPTLLLVIAITLALGKGFWQVFIAVGLTMWVEVARVVRGQVLSIKQMQYVTAAKALGYNHFRIITKHILPNSLAPVIVISAANFAAAILIESGLSFLGIGAQPPMASWGAMIKDHYSYIILGKAYLAIIPGLGIMSLVMAFMLIGNALRDALDVKG